A window of Auraticoccus monumenti contains these coding sequences:
- a CDS encoding CDP-alcohol phosphatidyltransferase family protein, which translates to MHGVLPVRVVGTDLVLAGVLVLGGGIGWLLLHRPGPVLAAGVLLSGALVLAVAAVSLWRRRTRCGPADRVTLLRLSMTAVCTGGVLLALAGVTPERTWSLAVLAGAAAVLDAVDGRVARHTGTASDAGARFDVEADAVLLLVLSIAVSLVVGPWAVLIGLLRYLFVAAGWLWPRLTAPLPPRPSRRVVAALQAVALVGALLPVTPVVVAAVGLGIALALLCWSFGLDLWRLIRRR; encoded by the coding sequence ATGCACGGCGTCCTCCCTGTCCGGGTGGTGGGTACCGACCTGGTCCTCGCCGGCGTGCTCGTGCTCGGAGGCGGGATCGGCTGGTTGCTGCTGCACCGACCGGGACCGGTGCTCGCTGCCGGGGTGCTGCTGAGCGGTGCGCTCGTGCTCGCGGTCGCGGCGGTGTCGCTGTGGCGCCGGCGGACCAGGTGCGGCCCCGCGGACCGGGTCACCCTGCTGCGGCTGTCGATGACGGCTGTGTGCACCGGTGGCGTCCTGCTGGCCCTGGCCGGCGTGACGCCCGAGCGGACGTGGTCGCTGGCCGTCCTGGCCGGAGCGGCTGCCGTCCTCGACGCCGTCGACGGCCGGGTGGCCCGGCACACCGGCACGGCCTCCGACGCCGGAGCCCGTTTCGACGTCGAGGCGGACGCCGTCCTGCTGCTGGTGCTGTCGATCGCCGTCTCGCTGGTGGTGGGACCGTGGGCGGTGCTGATCGGGTTGCTGCGCTACCTCTTCGTCGCCGCCGGCTGGCTCTGGCCCAGGCTGACGGCGCCGCTGCCACCGCGGCCGTCGCGGCGGGTGGTGGCCGCGCTGCAGGCGGTGGCTCTGGTGGGGGCGCTGCTGCCGGTCACCCCGGTCGTCGTCGCGGCCGTCGGGTTGGGGATCGCCCTGGCGCTGCTGTGCTGGTCCTTCGGGCTGGACCTGTGGCGGTTGATCCGTCGACGGTGA
- a CDS encoding nitroreductase/quinone reductase family protein: MPSDVVLKAMNAVHRIAIKVSGGRLGHDLIGMPSLELTTTGRRSGQPRSVMLTAPLQLGDGLVVVASRGGDDQHPAWFHNLVADPDVRVSLRGGPSTPMRARVVGPEERAELWPQIAGKYRNYAGYQRRTDREIPLVVLEPVGPEQRDVPPAS, translated from the coding sequence GTGCCCTCCGACGTCGTCCTCAAAGCCATGAACGCGGTCCACCGCATCGCCATCAAGGTCAGCGGAGGACGGCTCGGCCACGACCTGATCGGCATGCCGTCGCTGGAGCTGACCACCACCGGGCGCCGGTCCGGGCAGCCGCGGTCGGTGATGCTGACCGCACCGCTGCAGCTGGGTGACGGGCTGGTCGTGGTGGCCTCCCGAGGAGGGGACGACCAGCACCCGGCGTGGTTCCACAACCTGGTGGCCGACCCCGACGTCCGGGTGTCGCTGCGTGGCGGGCCGAGCACGCCGATGCGGGCGCGCGTCGTCGGACCCGAGGAGCGGGCCGAGCTGTGGCCGCAGATCGCCGGGAAGTACCGCAACTACGCCGGCTACCAGCGGCGCACCGACCGCGAGATCCCGCTGGTGGTGCTGGAGCCTGTCGGCCCTGAGCAGCGGGACGTCCCGCCGGCGTCGTAG
- a CDS encoding SDR family NAD(P)-dependent oxidoreductase produces MELHGARILVAGATGALGGQLTTALLAAGATVVPAGRDPERLVEVGEECGQTGLHLDVVDADACRQVVDAATETLGGLDALVVAVGVASFGRALEADDAVVEELFAVDVLGPMSLVRAAAPHLGEGGTVVVLSAILADVPTAGMAEYSAAKSALSTWLGLVGKEERRKLHVVDVRPPHLDTDLSDHPLAGTAPKLPAPYPAARVVEVVLEAVRDGKKEVVWDADAREVVAR; encoded by the coding sequence ATGGAGCTGCACGGCGCACGGATCCTGGTGGCCGGAGCCACCGGCGCCCTCGGTGGTCAGCTGACCACCGCCCTCCTCGCTGCGGGAGCGACCGTGGTCCCCGCCGGCCGAGACCCCGAGCGTCTCGTCGAGGTGGGCGAGGAGTGCGGGCAGACCGGTCTGCACCTCGACGTCGTCGACGCCGACGCCTGCCGCCAGGTCGTGGATGCCGCGACTGAGACGCTCGGCGGGCTGGACGCCCTGGTCGTCGCGGTCGGCGTCGCCTCCTTCGGCCGCGCGCTCGAGGCCGACGACGCGGTGGTCGAGGAGCTGTTCGCCGTCGACGTGCTCGGACCGATGTCGCTGGTGCGGGCCGCCGCGCCGCACCTGGGTGAGGGCGGCACCGTGGTCGTCCTCTCCGCGATCCTCGCCGACGTCCCCACCGCCGGGATGGCGGAGTACAGCGCCGCCAAGAGCGCCCTGTCGACGTGGCTGGGGCTGGTCGGCAAGGAGGAGCGCCGGAAGCTGCACGTGGTCGACGTCCGCCCACCCCACCTGGACACCGACCTGTCCGATCACCCGCTGGCCGGGACCGCGCCGAAGCTCCCAGCCCCCTACCCCGCCGCCCGTGTGGTCGAGGTCGTGCTGGAGGCCGTGCGCGACGGCAAGAAGGAAGTGGTCTGGGACGCCGACGCCCGCGAGGTCGTCGCCCGCTGA
- a CDS encoding MerR family transcriptional regulator, with protein MLAIGEFSRLTHLSVRTLRRYHDADLLVPATVDDASGYRYYSADQIPTAQVIHRLRELDVPLAEVRRIVRSADPATRADLVADHLRRLESELARTRAAVVSLRRLLRPDPAPLQVELRSVPATTVAAVEGDVELDDVLPWYSGAMAELDALVSQPTGAPGGLYDNSLFEVGRGHLVVYRPTSRPPRGGRVRPVTLPAVELAAATHVGDHDDIQVTYGELGAWVVGNALAVAGPVRETYLVGPRDTADPSAWRTEIGWPVFRVATRAAVAGRPGGTASA; from the coding sequence ATGCTGGCCATCGGGGAGTTCTCGCGCCTGACCCACCTGAGCGTGCGCACGCTGCGCCGCTACCACGACGCCGACCTCCTCGTCCCCGCGACGGTGGACGACGCGAGCGGCTACCGCTACTACAGCGCCGACCAGATCCCGACCGCCCAGGTCATCCACCGCCTCCGCGAGCTGGACGTCCCCCTGGCGGAGGTCCGGCGCATCGTGCGCTCCGCCGACCCCGCCACCCGTGCCGACCTCGTCGCCGACCACCTCCGACGTCTGGAGTCCGAGCTGGCCCGGACCCGGGCGGCGGTGGTGTCGCTGCGCCGGCTGCTGCGGCCGGACCCCGCACCGTTGCAGGTGGAGCTGCGCTCGGTCCCGGCCACCACGGTGGCGGCGGTCGAGGGCGACGTCGAACTGGACGACGTCCTGCCCTGGTACAGCGGCGCGATGGCCGAGCTCGACGCTCTGGTCTCTCAGCCAACCGGGGCCCCGGGCGGGCTGTACGACAACTCGCTGTTCGAGGTGGGTCGGGGCCACCTGGTCGTGTACCGGCCGACCAGTCGGCCGCCGCGTGGCGGGCGGGTGCGCCCCGTCACGCTGCCTGCCGTCGAGCTGGCGGCGGCCACCCACGTCGGCGACCACGACGACATCCAGGTGACCTACGGCGAGCTGGGTGCCTGGGTGGTCGGGAACGCGCTCGCGGTGGCCGGACCGGTCCGGGAGACCTACCTCGTCGGTCCGCGGGACACCGCCGACCCGTCGGCCTGGCGCACCGAGATCGGGTGGCCGGTGTTCCGGGTGGCTACGCGGGCGGCCGTGGCGGGACGTCCGGGCGGAACCGCCTCTGCCTGA
- a CDS encoding nuclear transport factor 2 family protein, which yields MSNPTTIEPTQLPATILAYLAAHAAGELDAAARTFAPTAEVTDEGKTYRGTQGVQDFLHKGGSQYTYTTELIGAERTDDQHWVAVNRLEGDFPGGIVDLRYRFTLADDLITELVIAP from the coding sequence ATGAGCAACCCGACGACCATCGAGCCCACGCAGCTCCCCGCCACGATCCTCGCCTACCTCGCCGCGCACGCCGCCGGTGAGCTCGACGCCGCCGCCCGCACCTTCGCCCCGACCGCCGAGGTCACCGACGAGGGCAAGACCTACCGCGGGACCCAGGGGGTCCAGGACTTCCTGCACAAGGGCGGCAGCCAGTACACGTACACCACCGAGCTCATCGGCGCCGAGCGCACCGACGACCAGCACTGGGTCGCGGTGAACCGGCTGGAAGGCGACTTCCCCGGCGGCATCGTCGACCTCCGCTACCGCTTCACCCTGGCCGACGACCTCATCACCGAGCTGGTCATCGCGCCCTGA
- a CDS encoding glycoside hydrolase family 32 protein produces MTASPPTPNQTDRLRPIWHVRPGRGWLNDPNGLARVDGRYHVFFQHHPESVDHHQIHWGHASSTDLLRWTDEPITLTPRPDGLDALGCWSGCLVVDDGVPTLVYSAISVPGGSADVVLARGDRELRRFVADEHATVPMPRLPGVTDVRDPFVFTAEGRRWGVQGAGAPDGRPQLLLWQCDDLTDWQPRGVLLDDSDPVLAEVARANIWECPNLVRIGGRWLLVLSLWRSVEGGHDLHGVRWVLGDLVPEGDALRFVAERGGVVDDGPTFYAPQLLVDPDAGRVLMWGWAAERGRSPEQVAEQGWQGVLTCPRELDVVDGELVQQPAVELLGLRAGELDGSELAPAHSFEVEAVGPGALLLGGEELVTWGAGARVLVDGSLVEVFHADGRTTTTRGYPGDDAGWEVIGSGHRLHRLRPPAAG; encoded by the coding sequence ATGACCGCTTCCCCTCCCACCCCCAACCAGACCGACCGGCTCCGCCCGATCTGGCACGTCCGCCCGGGACGCGGGTGGCTCAACGACCCGAACGGGCTGGCCAGGGTCGACGGCCGTTACCACGTGTTCTTCCAGCACCACCCCGAGTCGGTCGACCACCACCAGATCCACTGGGGCCACGCCTCCTCCACCGACCTGCTCCGCTGGACCGACGAGCCGATCACGCTCACCCCGCGCCCGGACGGCCTGGACGCCCTGGGCTGCTGGTCCGGCTGCCTGGTGGTCGACGACGGCGTCCCGACCCTGGTCTACAGCGCCATCTCGGTACCCGGTGGCAGCGCGGACGTCGTGCTGGCCCGCGGCGACCGCGAGCTGCGGCGCTTCGTCGCCGACGAGCACGCCACCGTCCCGATGCCGAGGCTCCCCGGCGTCACTGACGTCCGTGACCCGTTCGTGTTCACCGCCGAGGGCCGACGCTGGGGCGTTCAGGGCGCCGGCGCCCCGGACGGACGTCCCCAGCTGCTGCTGTGGCAGTGCGACGACCTGACCGACTGGCAGCCGCGCGGGGTGCTCCTCGACGACTCCGACCCGGTGCTGGCCGAGGTGGCTCGGGCCAACATCTGGGAGTGCCCGAACCTGGTCCGGATCGGCGGGCGCTGGCTGCTGGTGCTCTCGCTGTGGCGGAGCGTCGAGGGCGGCCACGACCTCCACGGGGTCCGCTGGGTGCTGGGGGACCTGGTGCCCGAGGGTGACGCCCTCCGGTTCGTCGCCGAGCGCGGCGGGGTGGTCGACGACGGCCCCACCTTCTACGCCCCCCAGCTGCTGGTCGACCCCGACGCGGGCCGGGTGCTGATGTGGGGGTGGGCCGCCGAGCGCGGACGGTCTCCGGAGCAGGTCGCCGAGCAGGGCTGGCAGGGCGTGCTCACCTGTCCGCGCGAGCTGGACGTCGTGGACGGCGAGCTCGTGCAGCAACCGGCTGTGGAGCTGCTGGGTCTGCGGGCCGGGGAGCTGGACGGCTCCGAGCTGGCCCCGGCGCACTCCTTCGAGGTCGAGGCCGTGGGACCGGGCGCACTGCTGCTGGGCGGTGAGGAGCTCGTCACCTGGGGCGCCGGGGCGCGCGTGCTGGTCGACGGGTCCTTGGTGGAGGTGTTCCACGCCGACGGGCGGACCACCACCACGCGCGGCTACCCGGGCGACGACGCGGGGTGGGAGGTCATCGGCAGCGGCCACCGGCTGCACCGACTCCGTCCGCCCGCCGCTGGCTAG
- a CDS encoding aldo/keto reductase, whose amino-acid sequence MRNRTIGNDTVGRVEVGAIGLGLMTFDQTGSQPREQLLHTVKAALGAGVTLFDTADAYGPGEEKGAGAQGENERLIASLLDELGVRDEVFLATKGGHTRTDGGGWDSDSSDAHLKEAVDASLQRLGVEQLSLWQHHRPDPNVSWEATVQTLSDIAKSGKVRMIGLSNVDPEQIRAAHAVLGDMLVSVQNQFSPKFRTSLPEIDVCTELGLAFLPWSPLGGLGDAKELAEKHPAFAEIADARGVSAQQIALAWELAQSPIVIPIPGAKRPQSIHDSAAAADIDLTADEIAALDRD is encoded by the coding sequence ATGCGCAACAGAACCATCGGAAACGACACCGTCGGACGCGTCGAGGTGGGGGCCATCGGTCTCGGCCTGATGACCTTCGACCAGACAGGCAGCCAGCCCCGCGAGCAGCTGCTCCACACGGTGAAGGCCGCCCTCGGCGCCGGCGTCACCCTGTTCGACACCGCCGACGCCTACGGGCCCGGTGAGGAGAAGGGTGCCGGCGCCCAGGGCGAGAACGAGCGCCTGATCGCCTCGCTGCTGGACGAGCTCGGCGTCCGGGATGAGGTGTTCCTGGCCACCAAGGGCGGGCACACCCGCACCGACGGCGGCGGCTGGGACTCCGACAGCAGCGACGCGCACCTGAAGGAGGCCGTCGACGCCAGCCTGCAGCGGCTCGGGGTGGAGCAGCTCTCGCTGTGGCAGCACCACCGTCCCGACCCGAACGTGAGCTGGGAGGCGACGGTGCAGACCCTCAGCGACATCGCGAAGTCCGGCAAGGTGCGGATGATCGGCCTGTCCAACGTGGACCCGGAGCAGATCCGCGCCGCCCACGCCGTGCTGGGCGACATGCTGGTGAGCGTGCAGAACCAGTTCAGCCCGAAGTTCCGCACCAGCCTGCCGGAGATCGACGTCTGCACCGAGCTGGGTCTGGCGTTCCTGCCGTGGAGCCCGCTGGGTGGACTGGGTGACGCCAAGGAGCTGGCCGAGAAGCACCCGGCGTTCGCCGAGATCGCCGACGCCCGTGGTGTCAGCGCCCAGCAGATCGCGCTTGCCTGGGAGCTGGCCCAGTCCCCGATCGTGATCCCGATCCCCGGCGCCAAGCGTCCGCAGTCGATCCACGACTCCGCAGCCGCTGCGGACATCGACCTGACTGCTGACGAGATCGCCGCACTCGACCGCGACTGA
- a CDS encoding SDR family NAD(P)-dependent oxidoreductase translates to MLIDHTDKVVLVSGGGRGIGRAIVQRFVAEGAAVVALDLAFEEADGAADHEQLVCDVTSPESVATAVRTVVERHGRIDVLINNAGINVVGAVEDLDWERWRACFDVNVGGVFLLSQAVIPTMKQQRSGRILNAASFAAIVPSIGAAAYGASKAAVVQFTRVLAGELGPWDVTVNAYAPGMVPTAMNGFAEMSTPDQDRLLDTLSLRRWESTDDVADLLVFLASDAASYITGTLVDVSGGKLATQVPSRAYENL, encoded by the coding sequence GTGCTGATCGACCACACCGACAAGGTCGTGCTGGTGTCCGGGGGAGGGCGGGGCATCGGACGGGCGATCGTCCAGCGCTTCGTCGCCGAGGGGGCTGCGGTGGTGGCGCTCGATCTCGCCTTCGAGGAGGCCGACGGAGCCGCCGACCACGAGCAGCTGGTCTGCGACGTGACTTCGCCGGAGTCGGTGGCCACGGCCGTCCGCACGGTGGTCGAGCGGCACGGACGGATCGACGTCCTGATCAACAACGCCGGCATCAATGTCGTCGGCGCCGTGGAGGACCTGGACTGGGAACGCTGGCGGGCCTGCTTCGACGTCAACGTCGGCGGGGTGTTCCTGCTCAGCCAGGCGGTGATCCCGACCATGAAGCAGCAGCGGTCCGGGCGGATCCTCAACGCCGCCTCGTTCGCGGCCATCGTGCCGAGCATCGGTGCAGCGGCCTACGGTGCCTCGAAGGCGGCCGTCGTGCAGTTCACCCGGGTGCTGGCCGGCGAGCTCGGACCCTGGGACGTCACGGTCAACGCCTACGCGCCGGGCATGGTGCCGACGGCGATGAACGGGTTCGCCGAGATGAGCACGCCCGACCAGGACCGGCTGCTGGACACCCTGTCGCTTCGCCGGTGGGAGAGTACCGACGACGTCGCGGACCTGCTGGTCTTCCTGGCCAGCGACGCCGCCAGTTACATCACCGGCACCCTGGTCGACGTCAGCGGCGGCAAGCTCGCCACCCAGGTCCCCAGCCGGGCCTACGAGAACCTCTGA
- a CDS encoding SDR family oxidoreductase, whose protein sequence is MDKVLWVTGGGSGMGAAAARHAAGQGWRVAISGRREDALAQVAATITAAGGEALTVPLDVTDPEQVRAAHDTVLQQWGRLDGLVLSAGLNNPRRSWADQNMDDFARIVDTNLVAIARVIDVSLPELRQRQGVVVVISSYAGWQVSPMAGVAYSASKTALSSVAISLNKQEGEHGVRACHLCPGDVATEFLQQRPNVPDAAAQAKMLTPEDIGRAVLFVLDSPSHVRIDELVISPVSQR, encoded by the coding sequence GTGGACAAGGTGCTGTGGGTCACCGGAGGCGGCAGCGGCATGGGGGCGGCGGCCGCTCGCCACGCGGCTGGACAGGGCTGGCGCGTCGCCATCAGCGGTCGGCGCGAGGACGCCCTGGCCCAGGTCGCCGCGACGATCACCGCCGCCGGCGGTGAGGCGCTGACGGTCCCGCTCGACGTGACCGACCCCGAGCAGGTGCGGGCCGCGCACGACACGGTGCTGCAGCAGTGGGGACGGCTCGACGGCCTCGTCCTCTCCGCCGGCCTGAACAACCCGCGACGCAGCTGGGCCGACCAGAACATGGACGACTTCGCCCGCATCGTCGACACCAACCTGGTCGCCATCGCCCGAGTCATCGACGTCTCCCTTCCGGAGCTCCGGCAGCGACAGGGTGTGGTCGTGGTGATCTCCTCCTACGCCGGCTGGCAGGTGAGCCCGATGGCGGGGGTGGCCTACAGCGCGAGCAAGACCGCGCTCTCCTCGGTGGCCATCAGCCTGAACAAGCAGGAGGGTGAGCACGGCGTCCGGGCCTGCCACCTGTGCCCCGGCGACGTCGCCACCGAGTTCCTGCAGCAGCGGCCCAACGTCCCTGACGCGGCGGCGCAGGCGAAGATGCTGACGCCAGAGGACATCGGGCGGGCGGTGCTGTTCGTGCTGGACTCGCCCAGTCACGTCCGGATCGACGAACTGGTGATCTCACCAGTGTCACAAAGGTGA